From the genome of Bradyrhizobium elkanii USDA 76, one region includes:
- a CDS encoding shikimate kinase gives MRYAKQFRGHELAEFDQKAAAHFEARFVPQLEDNIGCSWAYATACNVISRTGEAGASACRALAARLSRLDNADMKRVDPRGFSLFASSFGRHSRAMECRDATIRIAEFCCDEPGVLYKSSSQDLSLLMNGFSKWPEQRACREAGLKVANDVEADLLTDFALQHLSTLVNSFSKWPQEPACERATIAVASELVRRGAAELFRADEQQLANLVNGFGKWPQDANLGGAEALIAAEIDQRANGRSGLSGFKPKDLAMLLNGFANRAEDEACVRASSEIARAIVRRAERPAQLFDFSSQDLSNLVSGFGKLNGKLPTEDVARALASEILRRADRPSRLSEFNPQDMASLANGFAKWPQIAQAFHAISAIAGEVVGRRVRLSRFQERELARLVHAFSKTMSMDDDINRAATVEIARQIVVRATRGERLARFSEQDLANLVNGFSKWPTEEDCGQAIASIAAEIRRRATSIEGLADFRFQHLANLVNGFSKWPERAGQAALSIATELSRRAEHRNGLANATPQDLANIVNGLSKWPGELSSHPVIAALASELRDRAGRDSGLSDFTEQHLANLANGFSKWPEQAARPALISIATELLNYRANSLASFDGQHLSMLANGLSKLAEDDDCAQAMALIGGEIARHAGQRGLAEFSPQGLANLVNGFSKLPRERNCSEAMLAIAAEICGRADRRDGLSGFTQQNLRNLANGFGKFEHERCGEATAAIAREMMHREAGLSDFEPLAVATLLHDFAKWPEEEACRQAVMEIARSVGAGARRFNAFTTPELGMLANALARCTMEAEDRGESDQAALLKNRLHKLAHHLYYANDRLQQAGVLSIANIFKAFGKARLFDDLSLLAPLGLTRLAELSAGDDFAAEHDLETMGHLSVAVLPLARSSQKQLRWHRRQALTLLNDIQRIAHDKITAHLAATDAERIRGPYASRTPALSIYQVLKARVILEKLYRRPYVEGDQSQLRIRQQDIARGTREILHSTRDLIERDLSNMSWNLIADIEADDPIDALDSFLEQNVATVHAQRPAAKFNTHQVLRDMDHEPRPPEGNAGLMQLPVVDMRGQRLTTEPEIRYSVLHRLTEGKVPVVAVQLPGKPSSFMLTRTLSVDGIPYRMDLFGGSKLKPPRLTLAQVGARAPGGRRIEQEGGKLLAIPYADTAAGTDFEQLSRAWAPFKEAYFYTQRRGFAGSPSIKGLAPQDSVLEGAFKISLLPDRPAERAHPFALVGPNGPIALRPHDGTGFIKASLAGKMRAVRLAGEQNGPDRVPAYAEGKRASVPASALHHYPRSEKVADEARDKARNWLNSRQNKELTSEELYRTVTAAHIDAPAAIAVPSSDGRLHVSTIKSDTLAGTTGVLIGRSPYDKPNLRPFAAEQVTSAADGDPTAAFLDRCIAVQYSLNVAQKSHGELAADDPTFFAKGLLIVVPDEIWPADFADRDLVMSAEDVKIHSSWTSAKDRTKQDTALETVGVLQAAEVFAPGSLVAVPPVEQKRLDGDFDGDAVIIVGDRPALYQHVRQFDQQEQAQGVRSLKPPKSHTPAIEDDRYQFSRTSQILAATQGVLETYTGLLRSFLAQSPEARHWFAERALFGSYEGIHHQLKRELRDLLDQEPASRTDIEGKLDQARAEMGAARHPVAREMADLLIADLEAWTAQGQSVGVATDGSNDARLTLSAQLCELFPDLAEAYPAAAQPRERIQLLVDNYPTRIHPLPDGYVADDPVKSANNFLSLGVKVGTDAYKSDTGARLFAAKSKRLQELLQATPALKSVPYTKSMAAHLNCGRLDVEATLADLKDNPTLAASVMEAAIKLSVESGILPEPSAPRPTNDDGAMITLSREEATVRARREADRARGEDETIRKVVGDVVANLQQQHGIQVNLPHDQHRLRTEQSLSDQLTGKSLPSGTASQLISNAVRHVFQIPDGAFTMGFRKAVLAFEEQGYTELSTTNWFRTRNPTYVGIKTVFTTPEGYRFEVEFHTPASYQAKLANHDTYKMLQRGSRGTMNQSRAEQLVQRARQIVNEVPVPDQATSIPNWEAEAVGTADASAVLALRSAKPQMPKRSPIAGQIVAALGERPIVLVGMMGAGKSSIGSRLSKLLGLDFVDTDKSIETRMGKQINEIFKDHGEQYFRDLEESEILQLLERGAVLLATGGGAFMSERIRDRIRERGISIWINTDPETITKRLVKNTTRPLLQTDNPEETIKEMMRERAPVYQMADLKIDPIDRRINKSADALLDKLHAKLSGGVVSEPG, from the coding sequence ATGCGTTATGCCAAACAGTTCCGTGGGCACGAACTCGCCGAATTCGACCAAAAGGCGGCTGCACATTTCGAGGCGCGTTTTGTCCCGCAGCTCGAAGACAACATCGGCTGCTCCTGGGCGTACGCAACGGCATGCAACGTGATCAGCCGCACAGGTGAAGCCGGGGCAAGTGCTTGCAGAGCTCTGGCGGCTCGACTCTCGCGCCTTGACAATGCCGATATGAAGCGGGTCGATCCCAGAGGCTTCTCCCTCTTTGCTTCCTCCTTTGGCCGCCACTCCCGGGCCATGGAATGCCGCGATGCGACGATCCGGATCGCCGAATTCTGCTGCGATGAGCCAGGCGTGCTTTACAAGTCAAGCAGTCAAGACCTCTCCCTGCTGATGAACGGCTTCAGCAAGTGGCCCGAACAGCGGGCCTGCCGTGAAGCGGGCCTCAAGGTGGCAAACGATGTAGAGGCCGATCTGTTGACCGATTTTGCCTTACAACATCTCTCCACCCTGGTGAACAGTTTCAGCAAGTGGCCGCAAGAGCCGGCTTGCGAGCGAGCCACAATTGCGGTTGCGAGCGAACTCGTCCGTCGCGGCGCAGCTGAGCTCTTTCGTGCCGATGAGCAGCAACTGGCGAACCTCGTCAACGGCTTTGGCAAATGGCCCCAAGACGCAAATCTTGGCGGCGCCGAAGCCTTGATTGCCGCTGAAATTGATCAACGTGCAAACGGCAGGTCGGGTCTGTCCGGTTTTAAGCCAAAGGACCTGGCAATGCTGCTGAACGGCTTCGCCAACAGGGCGGAAGACGAGGCATGTGTTCGCGCCAGCTCCGAGATCGCCCGGGCGATCGTTCGCCGCGCCGAGCGTCCAGCTCAGCTCTTTGATTTTTCGTCCCAGGATCTGTCGAACCTCGTCAGCGGGTTCGGCAAGTTGAACGGAAAACTGCCAACCGAGGACGTTGCGCGCGCGCTAGCCAGTGAGATTCTTCGCCGCGCCGACCGGCCTTCCCGTTTGTCTGAATTCAACCCACAGGACATGGCCAGCCTGGCGAACGGATTCGCGAAATGGCCGCAGATTGCGCAAGCGTTCCACGCAATAAGCGCGATCGCAGGCGAAGTCGTGGGCCGTCGCGTCCGGCTCTCGCGTTTTCAGGAACGGGAGCTCGCCCGCCTGGTGCACGCGTTCAGCAAGACCATGTCGATGGACGACGATATCAATCGGGCCGCGACGGTCGAGATCGCAAGACAGATCGTGGTCCGTGCCACGCGGGGAGAACGGCTCGCCCGCTTTAGTGAGCAGGATCTTGCAAATCTGGTGAACGGCTTCAGCAAATGGCCAACAGAAGAGGACTGCGGCCAGGCGATAGCTTCGATCGCAGCCGAAATCCGTCGCCGCGCCACAAGCATCGAGGGGCTCGCAGATTTTAGGTTCCAGCACCTGGCAAACCTGGTCAATGGCTTCAGCAAATGGCCGGAGCGGGCGGGTCAAGCCGCGTTGTCGATTGCAACGGAACTCAGCCGCCGCGCCGAGCACCGCAATGGCCTTGCAAATGCAACCCCGCAGGACTTGGCGAATATTGTGAACGGATTGAGCAAGTGGCCCGGCGAACTGAGCTCCCATCCCGTGATTGCAGCGCTTGCCAGCGAGCTCCGCGATCGCGCCGGCCGGGACAGCGGACTGTCCGATTTCACTGAGCAGCACCTGGCAAATCTGGCGAACGGCTTTTCCAAATGGCCAGAACAGGCCGCTCGTCCAGCCCTGATTTCGATCGCCACTGAACTGCTCAACTATCGCGCCAATTCGCTCGCTAGCTTCGATGGCCAGCATTTGTCAATGCTGGCGAACGGTTTGAGCAAGCTCGCAGAAGATGACGACTGCGCGCAGGCAATGGCCTTGATAGGCGGCGAAATCGCACGCCACGCTGGCCAGCGTGGGCTCGCCGAGTTTTCCCCGCAAGGACTTGCAAACCTCGTGAATGGGTTCAGCAAGTTGCCGCGCGAGAGGAATTGCAGCGAGGCCATGTTGGCAATCGCGGCCGAAATCTGCGGCCGCGCCGACCGACGAGATGGGCTGTCCGGCTTTACGCAGCAGAATTTGCGGAATCTTGCGAACGGATTCGGCAAGTTCGAGCATGAACGCTGCGGCGAGGCGACAGCTGCTATTGCGCGCGAGATGATGCATCGCGAGGCCGGACTGTCCGATTTTGAGCCGCTGGCGGTCGCGACCCTGTTGCACGATTTTGCCAAATGGCCGGAAGAGGAGGCATGCAGGCAGGCGGTGATGGAGATCGCGCGCAGTGTCGGCGCCGGAGCGCGACGATTTAATGCCTTCACCACCCCTGAGCTCGGCATGCTTGCCAATGCTCTGGCGCGCTGCACGATGGAGGCCGAAGACCGTGGAGAGAGCGATCAAGCCGCCCTTCTGAAGAACCGCCTGCACAAGCTCGCGCACCATCTGTACTATGCCAACGATCGACTGCAACAGGCTGGCGTTCTTAGCATCGCCAACATTTTCAAAGCCTTTGGCAAGGCGCGGCTGTTTGACGATTTGTCCTTGCTGGCGCCATTGGGGCTGACCAGGCTTGCGGAATTGAGCGCCGGTGACGATTTTGCCGCTGAGCATGACCTTGAGACCATGGGACACCTCAGCGTCGCTGTGCTGCCCCTGGCGCGCAGCTCGCAGAAGCAGCTGCGCTGGCACCGCAGGCAAGCGCTGACCTTGTTGAACGACATTCAGCGCATCGCGCACGACAAGATCACGGCGCATTTGGCCGCGACCGATGCGGAACGGATCCGTGGCCCATACGCGAGCCGTACCCCCGCTTTGTCGATCTACCAGGTCCTTAAGGCCCGGGTGATCCTCGAGAAACTTTATCGACGCCCCTATGTCGAAGGCGATCAATCCCAATTGCGAATCAGGCAGCAGGACATCGCGCGCGGGACCAGAGAGATCCTGCACTCTACACGCGATCTGATTGAACGCGATCTGTCCAACATGAGCTGGAACCTGATCGCGGACATCGAGGCCGACGACCCCATCGATGCGCTGGATTCGTTCTTGGAGCAAAATGTCGCGACAGTCCATGCGCAGCGTCCTGCCGCGAAATTCAACACCCACCAAGTGTTGCGCGACATGGACCACGAGCCGCGTCCCCCGGAGGGGAATGCCGGATTGATGCAGCTGCCGGTCGTGGATATGCGAGGTCAGCGGCTGACCACGGAGCCGGAAATACGATATTCGGTTTTGCATCGCCTGACTGAGGGGAAAGTACCGGTGGTTGCGGTCCAACTGCCTGGAAAGCCCAGCAGCTTCATGCTGACCCGCACGCTCAGTGTCGATGGCATCCCGTATCGTATGGATTTGTTCGGCGGCAGCAAGCTGAAGCCGCCGCGATTGACCCTGGCGCAGGTCGGTGCGCGCGCGCCTGGCGGGCGGCGGATCGAGCAGGAGGGGGGGAAGCTGCTCGCAATTCCGTATGCCGACACCGCAGCGGGTACGGACTTCGAGCAGCTATCGCGTGCCTGGGCGCCATTCAAGGAAGCTTACTTTTATACCCAGCGCAGGGGATTTGCAGGCTCACCATCCATCAAAGGCCTCGCGCCCCAGGACAGCGTGCTCGAAGGCGCTTTCAAAATCTCGCTGCTCCCGGACCGGCCTGCGGAGCGGGCTCACCCATTCGCGCTCGTTGGACCAAACGGTCCGATCGCGTTGCGACCACATGACGGCACCGGCTTCATCAAGGCCTCACTGGCTGGGAAAATGCGCGCTGTTCGCCTCGCTGGCGAACAGAATGGCCCCGATCGGGTCCCCGCCTATGCTGAAGGCAAGAGAGCATCTGTGCCTGCCTCGGCGCTGCATCATTATCCGCGCAGCGAAAAGGTGGCGGACGAGGCAAGAGATAAAGCCAGGAACTGGCTCAATAGCAGACAGAACAAGGAGCTCACGTCCGAGGAGCTCTATCGCACCGTAACGGCTGCACACATCGATGCCCCTGCCGCTATTGCCGTGCCCTCAAGCGATGGGCGTCTGCATGTGTCGACCATCAAGAGCGACACCTTGGCGGGTACGACGGGGGTGCTGATCGGGCGATCACCGTATGACAAGCCTAACCTGCGTCCATTTGCAGCTGAGCAAGTCACATCGGCTGCCGATGGAGATCCGACGGCGGCGTTCCTTGATCGGTGCATTGCCGTTCAATATAGCTTGAATGTCGCCCAGAAATCGCATGGCGAACTGGCCGCGGACGATCCGACCTTCTTTGCCAAGGGCTTGCTGATCGTGGTGCCTGACGAGATCTGGCCAGCTGACTTTGCCGACCGCGACCTCGTCATGTCTGCTGAAGACGTCAAGATCCATTCGAGCTGGACGAGCGCGAAGGACCGCACGAAGCAGGACACAGCGCTCGAAACTGTCGGCGTCCTCCAGGCAGCCGAAGTGTTCGCTCCGGGCTCGCTGGTTGCCGTTCCGCCTGTGGAGCAAAAGCGGCTCGATGGCGATTTCGACGGAGACGCCGTCATTATCGTCGGTGACCGTCCCGCGCTTTATCAGCATGTGCGGCAATTCGATCAGCAGGAGCAGGCGCAGGGCGTGCGTTCGCTCAAACCGCCGAAATCGCACACCCCCGCGATCGAGGACGATCGTTATCAATTCAGCCGCACAAGCCAGATCCTCGCCGCCACACAAGGGGTCTTGGAAACTTATACTGGCCTATTGCGAAGCTTTCTGGCGCAATCGCCTGAGGCGCGCCACTGGTTTGCCGAGCGTGCCCTGTTCGGCAGCTACGAGGGCATTCACCACCAGCTCAAGCGCGAGCTTCGTGATCTGCTGGACCAGGAGCCGGCGAGCCGGACCGATATTGAGGGCAAGCTCGACCAAGCGAGAGCGGAAATGGGGGCGGCACGACACCCGGTCGCCCGCGAAATGGCCGATCTACTCATCGCCGACCTTGAGGCGTGGACAGCGCAAGGGCAATCCGTGGGCGTTGCCACCGACGGTTCGAATGACGCAAGGCTGACGCTGAGTGCGCAGCTGTGCGAATTGTTCCCGGACCTGGCCGAGGCATATCCGGCAGCTGCTCAGCCGCGAGAGCGCATCCAGCTGCTTGTCGACAACTATCCGACGCGTATCCATCCTTTGCCGGACGGTTACGTTGCCGATGACCCTGTCAAAAGCGCGAACAACTTCCTGAGTCTTGGCGTCAAGGTTGGCACCGACGCCTATAAATCCGACACCGGCGCCCGGCTGTTCGCAGCGAAAAGCAAACGTCTGCAGGAATTGCTGCAGGCAACCCCGGCTCTGAAATCGGTGCCTTATACCAAGAGCATGGCGGCCCATCTCAACTGCGGCAGATTGGACGTCGAGGCGACTTTGGCCGATCTGAAGGACAATCCGACGCTGGCAGCCTCCGTCATGGAAGCCGCGATCAAGCTTAGTGTGGAAAGTGGTATTCTGCCCGAACCTTCCGCCCCGCGGCCGACCAACGACGACGGTGCGATGATCACGCTAAGTCGCGAGGAGGCCACCGTGCGCGCCAGGCGTGAGGCTGATCGGGCGAGAGGCGAAGATGAGACGATCAGGAAGGTGGTCGGCGATGTCGTCGCGAACTTGCAGCAACAACACGGCATTCAGGTGAATCTGCCGCACGATCAGCATCGCCTGCGGACAGAACAATCATTGAGCGACCAACTCACAGGCAAAAGCCTTCCCTCCGGGACTGCCTCACAGCTGATCAGCAACGCCGTCCGGCACGTTTTTCAAATCCCTGACGGCGCTTTTACAATGGGGTTCAGGAAGGCCGTGCTCGCCTTTGAGGAGCAGGGTTATACCGAGCTCAGCACAACCAATTGGTTCAGGACGCGAAATCCGACCTATGTCGGAATCAAAACCGTCTTTACAACACCCGAAGGTTACCGTTTCGAGGTCGAGTTCCATACACCGGCCAGCTACCAGGCCAAGCTTGCCAATCACGATACATACAAGATGCTGCAGCGAGGCAGCAGAGGGACAATGAACCAATCGAGGGCCGAGCAGCTCGTGCAGCGCGCAAGACAGATCGTCAACGAGGTGCCAGTTCCCGATCAGGCGACGAGCATCCCCAACTGGGAGGCGGAAGCGGTCGGCACGGCCGACGCCAGCGCGGTCCTCGCCTTGCGAAGTGCCAAGCCCCAGATGCCCAAGCGCTCTCCCATCGCGGGGCAAATCGTTGCAGCCTTGGGCGAGAGGCCGATCGTGCTCGTCGGCATGATGGGCGCTGGGAAATCATCAATCGGGAGCCGGCTCTCCAAGCTGCTGGGCCTCGATTTCGTCGATACCGACAAATCGATCGAGACCAGGATGGGCAAACAGATCAACGAAATCTTCAAAGACCACGGCGAGCAGTATTTCAGGGATCTGGAGGAGAGCGAGATTTTGCAATTGCTCGAGCGAGGTGCCGTGTTGCTCGCAACGGGCGGCGGCGCGTTTATGAGCGAGAGGATCCGCGATCGTATCCGCGAGAGAGGGATCTCGATCTGGATCAATACCGATCCGGAGACCATAACGAAGCGCTTGGTCAAAAACACGACGCGTCCGCTCCTGCAAACCGACAATCCGGAAGAGACGATCAAAGAGATGATGCGCGAGCGCGCACCTGTCTATCAGATGGCAGATCTGAAAATTGACCCGATTGATCGGAGGATCAACAAAAGCGCAGATGCGTTGCTGGATAAGCTCCATGCGAAGCTGAGCGGTGGCGTTGTCAGCGAACCTGGTTGA
- a CDS encoding calcium-binding protein, giving the protein MAVLRGANTNDHIVGTADGDFIQGLGGNDLISGGGGDDELEGNQGADTIHGGAGDDFLYGGQGNDVLFGNQGNDNFMFTSGNGKDSVIDFTVGDRLNIEDGINHTGIHTLADLASHIKAAGPDTTVVDLGEGNSITLSHVNADDVQHHPDNYFSIMHITDQPI; this is encoded by the coding sequence ATGGCTGTACTCCGCGGCGCGAACACCAACGATCACATAGTTGGGACTGCAGATGGGGACTTTATTCAAGGTCTGGGCGGGAACGATTTGATCTCCGGTGGTGGGGGCGATGATGAACTGGAAGGCAATCAGGGAGCCGACACAATCCATGGTGGTGCAGGCGACGATTTTCTGTACGGCGGTCAGGGCAACGATGTTCTGTTCGGCAATCAGGGCAACGACAACTTCATGTTCACGAGTGGGAATGGCAAGGATTCCGTGATCGACTTCACGGTGGGGGATAGACTGAATATCGAGGACGGGATCAATCACACCGGTATTCATACGCTTGCCGATCTTGCCAGTCACATCAAGGCGGCTGGCCCTGATACCACGGTCGTTGATCTCGGAGAGGGCAATTCAATCACGCTCTCACATGTGAATGCCGACGATGTTCAGCATCACCCGGACAATTATTTCTCAATCATGCATATCACTGATCAGCCCATCTGA
- a CDS encoding zinc ribbon domain-containing protein yields the protein MIPRERARAVLDKRNATKLRRGPRDFPFSGLMNCGHCGCVFVGEPHKGRYIYYHCTGYKGKCSESYVRTEVIAAKFPELMGRLHFSEKVHQWIVAGLHQNHAVERRGRRGSGATSGRIRPSDAAPTRLVCRQARRAD from the coding sequence ATGATACCTCGCGAGCGCGCTCGGGCTGTCCTGGACAAGCGTAATGCCACCAAGCTTCGGCGTGGTCCAAGAGACTTTCCCTTCTCAGGGCTTATGAATTGCGGACACTGCGGCTGTGTCTTCGTCGGTGAGCCCCACAAGGGGCGCTACATCTATTATCACTGCACCGGCTACAAGGGTAAATGCAGCGAGTCCTATGTTCGCACGGAGGTCATCGCCGCGAAATTCCCCGAACTGATGGGCCGGCTGCATTTTTCGGAGAAGGTCCATCAGTGGATCGTTGCGGGGCTTCATCAAAACCATGCTGTCGAAAGAAGAGGACGACGAGGCAGTGGCGCGACTTCAGGCCGAATACGACCGTCTGACGCAGCGCCTACGCGCCTCGTATGCCGACAAGCTCGACGGGCGGATTGA
- a CDS encoding Fic family protein, with the protein MAPYIHELKDWPKFTWNNSKLAQKLGAVRNRQGRITGRMEELGFRLRTEANLEALTEEVTKSSEIEGEVLSRDQVRSSLARRLGVDIGAFTLVERNVEGIVEMMLDATGRYEAPLTSDRLFGWHAALFPTGRSGMTKIAVGNWRTDDTGPMQVVSGPIGRERVHYEAPKAGLLPDEMKAFIGWFNGTQDIDPVIKAAVAHLWFVTIHPLEDGNGRIARAISDMALARSENSSQRFYSMSAQIRQERNAYYDLLEATQKGDLDITVWLEWFLDCLDRAFDRADTILASVLRKAHFWKKQANQKFNDRQRAMIERLFEGFEGKLTSSKWAQLTKSSQDTALRDIDDLVARGVLVKDAPGGRSTSYSLIDEV; encoded by the coding sequence ATGGCGCCTTATATCCACGAACTGAAAGACTGGCCGAAATTTACCTGGAACAACTCAAAGCTGGCCCAGAAGCTGGGAGCTGTCCGTAACCGGCAGGGTCGCATCACCGGTCGCATGGAAGAGCTCGGTTTTCGGCTGCGAACCGAAGCCAATCTTGAGGCCCTTACCGAGGAAGTCACCAAGTCGAGCGAGATCGAGGGCGAGGTTCTGAGCCGCGATCAGGTGCGATCATCGCTTGCGCGCCGCCTGGGTGTCGATATCGGCGCCTTTACGCTCGTCGAGCGCAATGTCGAGGGCATCGTTGAGATGATGCTGGACGCCACCGGCAGATATGAGGCTCCCCTCACCTCTGACCGTCTCTTTGGCTGGCATGCCGCCTTGTTTCCGACGGGCCGCAGCGGCATGACGAAGATCGCCGTCGGGAACTGGCGCACGGACGATACGGGGCCGATGCAGGTTGTCTCGGGGCCAATCGGACGCGAGCGCGTTCACTATGAAGCTCCCAAAGCTGGTTTGCTTCCTGACGAGATGAAAGCCTTCATCGGCTGGTTCAACGGTACGCAGGACATCGATCCAGTTATCAAGGCTGCCGTGGCGCATCTGTGGTTCGTTACCATCCATCCGCTCGAAGATGGCAATGGTCGTATCGCCCGCGCGATTTCCGACATGGCGCTGGCGCGATCAGAGAACAGTTCACAGCGCTTCTACAGCATGTCAGCGCAGATCCGGCAGGAGCGGAACGCCTATTACGATCTCCTCGAAGCCACGCAGAAAGGCGATCTCGACATCACGGTATGGCTGGAGTGGTTTCTGGACTGTCTTGACCGGGCTTTTGATCGCGCCGACACCATCCTCGCCTCGGTTCTACGGAAAGCCCACTTCTGGAAGAAGCAAGCGAACCAGAAATTTAACGACCGACAGCGGGCGATGATTGAGCGTTTGTTCGAGGGCTTTGAAGGCAAGCTCACATCTTCGAAATGGGCACAGCTTACCAAATCATCGCAGGATACAGCCCTGCGGGACATCGATGATCTCGTTGCCAGGGGCGTTTTGGTGAAAGACGCGCCCGGCGGGCGTAGCACGAGCTATTCATTGATTGACGAAGTCTGA
- a CDS encoding glycoside hydrolase family 12 protein, translating into MQETLFSKQIGDALEINRISGAGSPGSTTGNVQTQADHDRFRQVVNEAKSSSAVAPGSAKAPIWRSSAPYGSFSRGDYSWNNDVWGTGAGPQTISVRAVNQWDVWSNQPNTPGIKSYPHETFNVGKPLSSIKSLTSSFSQQVPGGGAWDTAYDIWDSSNEHEIMLWTNYTGNPDGGGNVKPISYHYAPSGAAIPVYRNVNIGGATWNVFEGFNGHKVISLLPTSKTNNGTVDIKSALEWIKSKGYFGDIKVGSVQYGVEITSSPGGMNFNFNNWAVTSK; encoded by the coding sequence ATGCAGGAAACTTTGTTCTCAAAACAGATAGGAGACGCTTTGGAGATCAATCGGATAAGTGGTGCGGGCTCGCCAGGGTCCACAACGGGAAACGTCCAAACGCAGGCGGATCATGACCGATTTAGGCAGGTCGTGAATGAAGCCAAGTCGTCATCAGCTGTCGCACCAGGGTCGGCGAAAGCTCCGATTTGGAGGTCGAGCGCTCCATACGGGAGCTTTTCACGCGGTGACTACTCTTGGAACAACGACGTATGGGGGACAGGCGCTGGGCCTCAGACGATTTCAGTGAGAGCCGTCAACCAGTGGGACGTGTGGTCGAACCAGCCTAACACTCCTGGCATCAAAAGCTATCCGCACGAGACTTTCAACGTCGGAAAGCCGCTCAGCTCCATCAAGAGTTTGACCTCGAGCTTCAGCCAGCAAGTGCCTGGCGGCGGCGCTTGGGACACCGCCTATGATATTTGGGACAGCTCAAACGAGCATGAGATAATGCTCTGGACAAACTACACCGGAAATCCCGACGGTGGCGGCAACGTTAAGCCAATTTCGTATCATTACGCCCCTTCCGGGGCCGCGATTCCAGTCTACAGAAATGTCAACATAGGTGGAGCGACTTGGAACGTGTTTGAAGGCTTCAATGGTCACAAGGTCATCTCACTGCTACCCACCTCGAAGACCAACAACGGCACGGTGGACATCAAGAGTGCCCTGGAGTGGATCAAGTCGAAGGGCTACTTTGGCGACATCAAGGTTGGTAGCGTCCAATACGGTGTCGAGATTACTTCTTCACCAGGAGGAATGAACTTCAATTTCAACAACTGGGCAGTGACCTCGAAGTGA
- a CDS encoding IS5 family transposase, producing the protein MSKPRDDRQKDLLLPALDQIIDMGHPLVRLAALIDWKFLDDRFGSVCQTGPGQPGLPTRLVAGLFILKHMHNLSDEVLCARWIENPYYQYFCGELSFCHRLPFDRSSMTRWRQRLGEEQLVALIQESLSVAHKTGAIGPNDLERVVVDTTVQPKAVAHPTDARLMHRAITKLVGFAKRNRVPLRQSYLRLAKRAAIMVGRYTHAHQFKRARRQLKFLRTRLGRIIRDIRRKIDGDAVLEARFGPLLDLAQRVRSQDQHQRGPKVYALHAPEVECIGKGKARAPYEFGCKVSIATPVTSPKGGQFVLHAKALHGNPFDGHTLGPVVADMEKLTGVEARRIHVDKGYRGHNHPHRLRVWISGQVRRVTASIRREMKRRAAVEPVIGHVKAEHRMDRNYLKGRVGDRINAVLAAAGYNFGLLLRWLAELLRAIIRALAETVPAQNIA; encoded by the coding sequence ATGAGCAAACCGCGGGATGATCGCCAGAAAGACCTGTTGCTTCCGGCGCTTGATCAAATCATCGACATGGGCCACCCGCTGGTGCGGTTGGCGGCGCTGATCGACTGGAAGTTTCTGGATGACCGCTTTGGTTCGGTGTGCCAAACCGGTCCGGGGCAACCAGGCCTGCCGACGCGGCTTGTCGCCGGCCTGTTCATCCTGAAGCACATGCACAATCTCTCGGATGAGGTGCTGTGCGCCCGCTGGATTGAGAACCCCTATTATCAATACTTCTGCGGCGAGTTGAGCTTCTGCCACCGGCTGCCGTTCGATCGATCGTCGATGACGCGCTGGCGCCAGCGGCTCGGCGAGGAGCAGCTCGTCGCGCTGATCCAGGAAAGTCTGTCGGTGGCACACAAGACTGGCGCCATTGGTCCTAACGACCTGGAGCGGGTAGTGGTCGATACCACGGTGCAGCCAAAGGCCGTTGCGCATCCGACCGACGCACGGCTGATGCATCGGGCCATCACCAAGCTCGTCGGGTTCGCCAAGCGCAACCGTGTGCCGCTGCGCCAGAGCTATCTGCGCCTGGCGAAGCGCGCCGCCATCATGGTCGGCCGCTATACCCACGCTCATCAGTTCAAGCGCGCCCGGCGCCAACTCAAGTTCCTGCGGACGCGGCTTGGCCGGATCATCCGCGACATCCGCCGCAAGATTGATGGCGATGCGGTGCTGGAAGCGCGCTTCGGCCCGCTGCTCGATCTGGCGCAGCGGGTGCGCAGCCAGGATCAGCATCAGCGCGGCCCCAAGGTCTATGCGTTACATGCGCCGGAGGTCGAGTGCATCGGCAAGGGAAAAGCCCGCGCGCCTTACGAGTTCGGCTGCAAGGTCAGTATCGCCACCCCCGTGACGTCCCCGAAGGGCGGACAGTTCGTGCTCCATGCCAAGGCGCTGCACGGCAATCCCTTCGACGGGCACACGCTCGGCCCCGTGGTCGCCGACATGGAGAAGCTCACCGGCGTGGAGGCTCGCCGCATCCATGTCGACAAAGGGTACCGCGGCCACAACCACCCGCACCGGCTCAGGGTCTGGATCTCAGGTCAAGTTCGCCGCGTCACGGCTTCCATCCGGCGCGAGATGAAGCGTCGTGCGGCTGTCGAGCCCGTCATCGGTCACGTCAAGGCCGAGCACCGCATGGACCGCAACTATCTCAAAGGCCGCGTCGGCGACCGTATCAACGCCGTCCTCGCAGCGGCCGGCTACAACTTCGGCCTGCTCCTGCGATGGCTCGCAGAACTCTTGCGTGCCATCATCCGGGCGCTCGCCGAAACTGTCCCGGCTCAAAACATCGCTTAA